From one Amaranthus tricolor cultivar Red isolate AtriRed21 chromosome 17, ASM2621246v1, whole genome shotgun sequence genomic stretch:
- the LOC130804701 gene encoding uncharacterized protein LOC130804701, translating into MVPKCGVSSNDVQLFQFFSGIQQIAQTLHFKAWFLDQFGVLHDGKKPYPGAISTVEMLAKTGAKMVIISNSSRRASVTSEKMRNLGFDPSLFLGSITSGELTHQYLERRDDPWFAALGRSCIHLTWSDRGAISLDGLDLKVVDKVEEAEFILAHGTEALGLSSGSVIPKKLEEIEKILEQCALRKIPMVVANPDYVTVEARALRVMPGTLAAKYEQLGGEVKWMGKPGKIMYESAMAMAGFDSTECIAVGDSLHHDIKGANLAGIQSAFITGGIHADELGLDQFYQVAEASNVEDLATKCGAYPTFVLPAFEW; encoded by the exons ATGGTGCCCAAATGTGGCGTTTCGTCCAATGATGTTCAACTCTTTCAGTTCTTCTCTGGCATTCAACAAATTGCTCAGACTCTCCATTTTAAG GCATGGTTTTTAGATCAGTTTGGAGTTCTTCATGATGGAAAAAAGCCATACCCAGGTGCTATTTCAACAG TGGAAATGCTAGCAAAAACTGGGGCTAAGATGGTTATTATAAGTAACTCATCAAGAAGAGCATCTGTAACAAGTGAGAAAATGAGAAACCTAGGATTTGATCCTTCTCTTTTTCTAGGTTCCATCACCAGTGGAGAATTGACGCATCAATACCTGGAAAG GAGAGATGATCCTTGGTTTGCAGCACTTGGAAGGTCATGCATCCACTTAACTTGGAGTGACCGGGGTGCAATTTCTCTTGAT GGTCTAGACCTGAAAGTTGTGGATAAGGTAGAAGAAGCTGAATTTATATTGGCCCATGGCACTGAAGCACTGGGACTTTCTTCTGGATCTGTTATTCCGAAAAAACTGGAggaaattgaaaagattttggAACAATGTGCGCTAAGAAAAATCCCCATGGTGGTGGCCAATCCTGATTATGTGACTGTTGAAGCCAGAGCTCTTCGAGTTATGCCTg GAACTCTAGCAGCAAAATATGAACAACTTGGCGGAGAAGTCAAATGGATGGGAAAGCCTGGAAAG ATAATGTATGAATCCGCCATGGCAATGGCAGGATTTGATTCTACGGAATGCATTGCTGTAGGAGATTCACTGCACCATGACATAAAGGGCGCAAATCTAGCAGGAATACAGTCTGCATTTATTACCGGAGGCATCCATGCTGATGAACTTGGACTCGATCAATTTTATCAAGTAGCTGAAGCATCAAATGTAGAAGATCTTGCAACAAAATGTGGTGCTTATCCAACTTTTGTCTTGCCTGCTTTCGAATGGTAG
- the LOC130804702 gene encoding uncharacterized protein LOC130804702 yields the protein MPRSLAGPHQRRTHPLIWCAAIICTICTIIVIITGIVVFVGYLATHPKIPILNIINAHLDRFDYTQAGVLNTELTIWFKAENDNLKAHASFSDFIYELKFHGIKIATLKNWDFKVDKNNSKIFVYDVKSESIPLNPDLMEIVDLSMTRDKIMFDLKGHTRARWKVGPIKSVNFWLIMSCDLQFHMDGSSIDFHSCSSKHK from the coding sequence atgccAAGATCACTAGCCGGGCCGCACCAACGCCGAACCCACCCATTAATATGGTGTGCTGCTATAATCTGCACAATCTGCACCATTATAGTCATTATTACTGGCATTGTAGTGTTTGTTGGGTACTTAGCAACCCACCCAAAAATCCCAATTTTAAACATCATAAATGCCCATCTTGATAGATTTGATTATACTCAAGCTGGGGTTCTTAATACTGAGCTTACTATTTGGTTTAAAGCTGAAAACGATAATCTAAAAGCTCATGCTAGCTTTTctgattttatttatgaattgaAATTTCATGGGATTAAGATTGCTACATTGAAAAATTGGGATTTTAAGgttgataaaaataatagtaagatTTTTGTGTATGATGTTAAGTCGGAATCAATACCATTGAATCCTGATTTGATGGAAATTGTTGATCTTTCCATGACTAGAGATAAGATTATGTTTGATTTGAAAGGGCATACAAGAGCAAGATGGAAAGTGGGTCCTATTAAATCAGTTAATTTCTGGTTGATTATGAGTTGTGATCTTCAATTTCATATGGATGGGAGTAGTATTGattttcattcttgttcatctaagcataaataa
- the LOC130804703 gene encoding pentatricopeptide repeat-containing protein At1g77360, mitochondrial-like, translating into MGDSRNMNYPSRLAQSMLKSQHPEKLLHENQGIKFPTYHDLPYVTPRTRILCDIVYNTQNSDIEAALNSSGITPSCELVEEVLKLSYGSPNGAVSFFRWAGLTYKPSVSVYSWNLMVDLLGKNKMFDQLWAAIRSMKEEGLLSLATFVSVFGSYCTAGKFEDAIMTFETMHKYGIEPDVVAVNSLLSAMCREKDQTKRAYNFFDRMKLKIPPDGDTFAILLEGWEKERNVSKAKTTFGEMVVRVGWDVKNMAAYTAFLMTLVRGSQVDEAVKFFQLMKGKGCLPGLKFFTNALDILVKKNDSTQAVPLWDSMVGSGIMPNLITFNAMIGLLCNNNDIENAFRFLDDMPFYGVFPDSQTYNMIFECLINNKKVREVASFFREMTKNEFPPTLANCAAAIEMLFERDDPETGIEIWNSVLVNRVMPIDDCANILLLGLCTLGRFSELKRFAYDMLDQRIIIYEVTMRRLQKALYKEGRSARDIFDSLERRWKASLA; encoded by the coding sequence ATGGGTGATAGTCGTAATATGAATTACCCTTCAAGATTAGCACAATCTATGTTAAAATCTCAACACCCAGAAAAATTGCTGCATGAAAATCAAGGGATTAAATTCCCAACATACCATGATCTTCCTTATGTCACTCCTAGAACTAGAATACTATGTGATATAGTTTATAATACCCAAAATTCGGATATTGAAGCTGCTTTGAATAGCAGTGGAATCACTCCTAGTTGTGAGCTCGTGGAGGAGGTCCTTAAGCTGTCTTATGGCAGCCCTAATGGGGCTGTGAGTTTCTTTAGGTGGGCTGGGTTGACCTATAAACCGTCCGTCTCGGTTTATTCGTGGAATTTAATGGTTGATTTGCTAGGGAAGAACAAGATGTTTGACCAATTGTGGGCTGCTATACGTTCTATGAAAGAGGAGGGGTTGCTATCCCTTGCTACATTTGTGTCTGTTTTTGGGAGCTATTGTACAGCAGGGAAGTTTGAGGATGCGATAATGACATTTGAGACGATGCATAAGTATGGGATTGAGCCTGATGTGGTTGCTGTGAACTCTTTGTTGAGTGCTATGTGTAGGGAGAAGGATCAAACCAAAAGGGCTTACAATTTTTTTGATAGAATGAAGCTGAAGATTCCACCTGATGGGGATACCTTTGCTATTTTGTTAGAGGGTTGGGAGAAAGAGAGGAATGTATCGAAGGCTAAGACGACTTTTGGGGAGATGGTGGTTCGTGTTGGTTGGGATGTGAAGAACATGGCTGCTTACACTGCTTTCTTGATGACTCTTGTTCGTGGATCACAGGTTGATGAGGCTGTCAAATTTTTCCAACTTATGAAGGGCAAAGGCTGTTTACCAGGTTTGAAATTCTTTACCAATGCTCTTGATATTCTTGTTAAGAAGAATGATTCAACCCAGGCTGTACCTTTGTGGGATTCCATGGTGGGGAGTGGCATAATGCCTAATTTGATTACATTCAATGCAATGATTGGCCTGCTCTGCAACAACAATGACATAGAGAATGCATTCCGGTTTCTTGACGATATGCCATTCTATGGAGTCTTCCCTGACTCACAAACCTATAATATGATTTTTGAATGTTTGATAAACAACAAGAAGGTTCGTGAAGTGGCCAGCTTTTTCAGAGAGATGACAAAGAATGAATTTCCCCCTACACTGGCTAATTGTGCTGCAGCTATCGAGATGCTGTTTGAACGGGATGATCCAGAGACAGGAATTGAGATTTGGAATTCTGTGCTTGTCAATAGAGTCATGCCTATTGATGATTGTGCAAATATACTCCTCTTGGGGCTGTGTACGTTGGGTCGTTTCTCTGAGTTGAAGAGGTTTGCATATGATATGCTAGATCAGAGGATCATTATCTATGAAGTCACAATGCGGAGGTTGCAAAAAGCCTTATATAAAGAGGGCCGGAGTGCAAGAGACATTTTTGACAGCCTTGAGAGGAGGTGGAAAGCTTCACTTGCTTAG